One window of the Bombus affinis isolate iyBomAffi1 chromosome 10, iyBomAffi1.2, whole genome shotgun sequence genome contains the following:
- the LOC126920820 gene encoding sodium leak channel NALCN isoform X5 — MMLGRKQSLKGEPVLADYGPEESLNESADIEWVNKLWVRRLMRSCALVSLASVCLNTPKTFEKVPPLQYVTFICDLVITFLFTAEMIAKMHIRGILKLQRDKSYLKDHWCQFDGSMVIFLWLSVILQMFEMLGFDIRLTPISILRAPRPLIMIRFLRVFLKFSMPKARINQIFKRSSQQIYNVTLFFLFFMSLYGLLGVQFFGELKNHCVLNTTDPKYITINSLAIPDTFCSTDPESGYQCPEGMTCMKLQLSKYIMGFNGFDEFATSIFTVYQTASQEGWVFIMYRAIDSLPAWRAVLYFSTMIFFLAWLVKNVFIAVITETFNEIRVQFQQMWGVRGHISNNTASQILTGDDNGWKLVTLDENKHGGLASPICHAILRSPQFRMVVMFVILANGIATATMSFKHDEKPRHMYYDNYYYAEIAFTVFLDLETLFKIWCLGFRSYYKHSIHKFELLLAIGTTLHIIPFFYLSGFTYFQVLRVVRLIKASPMLEDFVYKIFGPGKKLGSLIIFTMCLLVISSSISMQLFCFLDFTKFETFPEAFMSMFQILTQEAWVDVMDETMLRTHETMAPLAAMYFILYHLFVTLIVLSLFVAVILDNLELDEDIKKLKQLKFREQSAEIKETLPFRLRIFEKFPDSPQMTCLHKVPSDFNLPKVRESFMRQFVFEMETEENEGVKKINETFDSKMIYRKQRPVKILNNPPKVRNVVTNLKKAAVIYIINDSNNQRLLLGDSAMIPVPGKGLLKPQGTVSSAKQLRFDQKKSIRRSVRSGSIKLKQTYEHLMENGDIGGINRVSSSRSRPHDLDIKLLQAKRQQAEMRRNQREEDLRENHPFFDTPLFAVPRESKFRKICQSLVYARYDTNVKDPLTGKERKVQYKSLHNFLGLVTYLDWVMIFATTMSCISMMFETPRYRVMEVPALQIAEYGFVIFMSIELALKILADGLFFTPKAYIKDVASVLDIFIYVVSLVFLCWMPKSVPPNSGAQLLMILRCVRPLRIFTLVPHMRKVVYELCRGFKEILLVSTLLILLMFIFASYGVQLYGGRLARCNDPTILKREDCVGVFMRRVFVTKMKLNPSENESYPSILVPRVWANPRRFNFDNIGDALMALFEVLSFKGWLDVRDVLIQALGPVHAIYIHIYIFLGCMIGLTLFVGVVIANYSENKGTALLTVDQRRWCDLKKRLKIAQPLHLPPRPDGKKFRAFIYDITQNIYFKRFIAVMVLINSALLCVSWRIEEEHTEALATVSTILTLIFLVEVIMKNIAFTPRGYWQSRRNRYDLLVTVVGVIWIVIHCTMKNDLSYVIGFMVVILRFFTITGKHTTLKMLMLTVGVSVCKSFFIIFGMFLLVFFYALAGTIIFGTVKYGEGIGRRANFESPVTGVAMLFRIVTGEDWNKIMHDCMIQPPYCTPAANYWETDCGNFHASLIYFCTFYVIITYIVLNLLVAIIMENFSLFYSNEEDALLSYADIRNFQNTWNVVDNHQKGFIPVKRVKFILRLLKGRLETDPQKDRLLFKHMCYELEKLNNGEDVTFHDVINMLSYRSVDIRKALQLEELLAREEFEYIIEEEVAKQTIRNWLEGCLKKIRASGKQQNSLVAGLRANTEQVQQQEHVEEKGKEVAKEEETETKQEIDAIRHCKAKKPVVLPRSDSIGSGSGRKYLIPTLSDPASIRSEKDKSAAPKKKNNRPPQSTEQSRQQREVVNAKATVPKPSSVMLEVREWWKEQLAYSSESSEDEV, encoded by the exons ATGATGCTGGGGCGCAAGCAGAGCCTCAAAGGGGAACCCGTCTTGGCCGATTATGGCCCAGAGGAGTCCCTCAATGAGAGCGCTGATATAGAATGGGTGAATAAG CTATGGGTGAGAAGATTGATGAGGTCTTGTGCTCTAGTATCTTTAGCTTCTGTTTGCTTAAATACTCCTAAAACTTTTGAAAAAGTTCCACCTCTTCAATATGTTACCTTTATTTGCGATTTAGTTATTACGTTTTTATTTACTGCTGAAATGATTGCTAAGATGCACATAAGGGGCATACTGAAG TTACAGAGGGATAAATCTTATTTAAAAGATCATTGGTGCCAATTCGATGGAAGTATGGTCATCTTTCTCTGGTTATctgtaattttacaaatgtttgaGATGCTAGGTTTCGATATACGACTCACTCCCATTTCGATATTGCGGGCACCACGACCCTTGATTATGATACGCTTCTTACGAGTCTTCCTTAAGTTCTCCATGCCGAAAGCTAGAATTAATCAAATTTTTAA GCGTTCGAGTCAACAGATATATAATGTgactcttttcttccttttcttcatGTCTCTTTATGGTCTTTTAGGCGTTCAATTCTTTGGTGAATTGAAAAACCATTGCGTTCTTAATACTACAGATCCGAAGTATATAACTATAAATAGTTTAGCCATTCCTGATACTTTCTGTTCTACTGATCCCGAATCAGGATACCAATGTCCAGAAGGAATGACTTGTATGAAACTCCAATTGTCGAAGTACATCATGGGTTTCAATGGATTCGATGAATTTG CTACTAGTATTTTTACTGTCTATCAAACTGCATCGCAAGAGGGATGGGTTTTTATCATGTACCGTGCAATAGATAGTTTACCCGCTTGGCGTGCGGTTCTTTACTTTAGTACGATGATATTTTTCTTAGCATGGCTCGTGAAAAACGTATTCATAGCCGTCATTACGGAAACTTTTAATGAAATACGAGTACAATTTCAACAAATGTGGGGTGTTAGGGGGCACATCAGTAACAATACAGCGTCACAA ataCTAACTGGTGACGATAATGGTTGGAAATTGGTAACTCTAGATGAGAACAAACACGGAGGATTGGCTTCTCCCATATGTCATGCAATTCTTAGATCTCCTCAATTTCGTATGGTGGTAATGTTCGTGATTTTGGCAAATGGAATCGCCACTGCGACGATGAGCTTCAAGCATGATGAGAAACCAAGGCATATGTACTATGACAACTATTACTACGCTGAAATCGCGTTCACCGTATTCTTGGACCTCGAGACGTTATTCAAAATCTGGTGTCTCGGCTTTCGCAGTTATTACAAGCATTCGATTCACAAATTCGAGCTGCTGCTGGCAATTGGTACAACCCTACACATCATTCCGTTCTTCTATCTTTCTGGATTCACGTATTTTCAG GTTCTTAGAGTAGTCAGACTCATCAAGGCATCACCTATGCTCGAGgattttgtatataaaatatttggtcCGGGGAAGAAGCTGGGCAGCCTCATTATATTTACCATGTGCCTGCTAGTCATATCGTCCAGCATTTCTATGCAGCTTTTTTGTTTTCTTGATTTCACGAAATTTGAAACATTTCCAGAG GCATTTATGTCCATGTTCCAAATTCTGACACAAGAAGCTTGGGTAGACGTTATGGATGAAACAATGTTAAGGACACATGAAACAATGGCTCCTCTTGCTGCTATGTATTTCATTTTATACCATCTTTTCGTCACGCTg ATTGTGTTAAGTTTGTTCGTCGCTGTAATTTTGGATAATCTTGAACTGGACGAGGATATCAAGAAACTGAAGCAATTAAAATTCCGCGAACAAAGTGCAGAGATAAAGGAAACTCTACCATTTAGGTTGCGAATATTTGAGAAGTTTCCTGATAGTCCTCAAATGACATGTTTACACAAAGTGCCATCAGATTTCAATCTTCCAAAA gtTCGTGAAAGTTTTATGAGACAGTTCGTATTTGAAATGGAAACTGAAGAAAACGAAGGGGTcaagaaaataaatgaaacttTTGATTCAAAAATGATATATAGGAAACAACGTccagtaaaaattttaaataatccaCCGAAAGTGAGAAACGTTGTTACAAATCTTAAAAAAGCAGCTGTTATCTATATTATAAA TGATTCAAATAATCAAAGATTATTACTAGGTGATTCGGCTATGATACCAGTGCCAGGAAAAGGTCTTTTAAAGCCACAGGGTACTGTCAGTAGTGCCAAGCAACTTCGTTTTGACCAGAAAAA ATCAATTAGAAGAAGCGTCCGTAGTGGATCAATCAAGTTGAAACAGACGTACGAACATTTAATGGAAAACGGTGATATCGGAGGTATAAACAGAGTTAGCTCTTCTCGGAGTAGACCGCATGATTTGGACATTAAATTGTTGCAAGCTAAACGACAGCAGGCCGAGATGCGAAG AAATCAGCGTGAAGAAGATTTACGCGAAAATCACCCATTTTTTGACACACCATTGTTCGCAGTACCGCGTGAGAgtaaatttcgtaaaatttgCCAGTCGCTTGTTTACGCGAGATACGATACAAACGTAAAAGATCCATTAACtggaaaagagaggaaagttCAATATAAAAGCCTGCA CAATTTTCTTGGCTTGGTCACATACCTTGATTGGGTAATGATTTTTGCTACCACTATGTCTTGTATCTCTATGATGTTCGAAACACCACGATACCGCGTAATGGAAGTTCCGGCATTGCAAATTGCGGAGTACGGTTTCGTGATCTTTATGAGTATCGAGTTAGCTCTGAAAATTCTGGCAGACGGGCTATTTTTTACGCCGAAGGCCTATATCAAAGACGTCGCCTCCGTGttggatatttttatttatgtc GTCAGCCTCGTGTTTCTCTGTTGGATGCCGAAGAGCGTGCCTCCGAATTCCGGTGCGCAACTTCTTATGATCTTACGTTGCGTTAGACCACTAAGAATCTTCACTCTTGTACCGCACATGAGAAAAGTTGTTTATGAATTATGTAGAGGGTTCAAAGAGATCTTATTG GTCTCTACTCTATTGATTTTACTGATGTTTATATTCGCGAGTTATGGTGTACAGCTCTACGGGGGTAGATTAGCTCGTTGCAACGATCCCACTATTTTAAAACGAGAAGATTGCGTTGGAGTATTCATGAGGAGAGTTTTTGTgacgaaaatgaaattaaatcctAGCGAAAATGAGAGCTATCCATCGATACTAGTGCCACGCGTTTG GGCTAATCCTAGAAGATTTAATTTTGATAATATTGGTGACGCGCTGATGGCACTTTTTGAAGTACTCTCTTTTAAAGGATGGCTCGACGTTAGAGATGTTCTTATACAAGCTCTTGGTCCC GTCCAtgctatttatattcatatctATATTTTCCTGGGTTGTATGATTGGTTTAACGCTGTTCGTCGGTGTTGTTATCGCTAATTATTCTGAAAATAAAGGAACCGCATTACTCACGGTCGATCAAAGACGATG GTGTGATTTGAAAAAGCGACTGAAAATCGCACAACCGTTACATTTACCACCCAGACCAGATGGAAAAAAATTCAGGGCATTTATTTATGACATTACGCaaaatatctattttaaaagatttattgCGGTCATGGTGCTCATAAACAGTGCTCTTCTGTGTGTCTCT TGGAGAATCGAGGAAGAACACACGGAAGCACTCGCTACGGTTTCCACGATTCTGACACTCATCTTCCTCGTGGAAgtaattatgaaaaatattgcTTTTACACCACGTGGCTATTGGCAGTCCAGAAGAAACAGATATGATTTGCTCGTGACAGTCGTCGGTGTTATTTGGATCGTCATTCATTGTACAATGAAG AATGATTTGTCATATGTAATCGGCTTCATGGTCGTGATCCTTAGATTTTTCACAATCACTGGCAAACATACAACTCTCAAAATGCTGATGTTAACGGTCGGAGTATCCGTTTGCAAAAGTTTCTTCATTATATTTGGCATGTTTCTTCTTGTTTTCTTTTATGCGCTAGCTGGCACGATCATCTTTGGAACTGTAAAGTATGGTGAAGGTATAGGAAG GCGTGCCAATTTTGAGTCACCTGTAACAGGCGTCGCGATGCTCTTCCGTATTGTCACAGGGGAAGATTGGAATAAAATAATGCACGATTGCATGATACAACCACCATATTGCACTCCAGCTGCTAATTATTGGGAAACCGATTGCGGCAACTTTCATGCTTccttaatatatttttgtactttcTACGTCATTATCACTTACATTGTTTTAAATCTTCTGGTGG CTATTATTATGGAGaacttttctctattttactcCAATGAAGAAGACGCTTTGTTATCCTATGCTGATATTAGAAACTTCCAGAATACTTGGAACGTTGTTGATAATCATCAGAAAGGTTTTATACCTGTGAAACGG GTGAAGTTTATTTTAAGATTATTGAAAGGTAGATTGGAAACTGACCCACAGAAGGATCGACTTCTCTTCAAACATATGTGCTACGAATTAGAAAAGTTGAACAATGGTGAAGATGTTACCTTCCATGACGTTATCAA CATGTTATCCTATCGTTCGGTTGATATTCGAAAAGCCCTTCAGCTTGAAGAATTATTGGCAAGGGAGGAGTTTGAATACATTATTGAAGAAGAGGTTGCTAAGCAAACAATCAGAAATTGGCTAGAAGGTTGCCTGAAAAAAATACGTGCTAGTGGG AAGCAACAGAATAGTCTCGTAGCCGGTCTTCGTGCCAACACTGAACAAGTACAACAACAAGAGCATGTAGAAGAAAAAGGGAAGGAAGTAGCCAAAGAAGAAGAAACCGAAACAAag CAGGAGATTGATGCAATCAGGCACTGCAAAGCAAAGAAACCAGTAGTGCTTCCAAGATCTGATAGTATAGGTAGTGGATCaggaagaaaatatttaattccaaCACTATCAGATCCTGCTTCGATTAGATCTGAAAAAGACAAGAGTGCGGCACCTAAGAAGAAGAATAATAGACCACCac AGAGCACCGAGCAAAGCCGACAGCAGCGGGAAGTTGTCAATGCAAAAGCAACTGTACCAAAACCTTCCAGTGTCATGCTAGAGGTTCGAGAATGGTGGAAGGAACAGTTGGCATACAGCAGTGAGTCCAGCGAAGACGAGGTTTAA
- the LOC126920820 gene encoding sodium leak channel NALCN isoform X2 — protein MMLGRKQSLKGEPVLADYGPEESLNESADIEWVNKLWVRRLMRSCALVSLASVCLNTPKTFEKVPPLQYVTFICDLVITFLFTAEMIAKMHIRGILKLQRDKSYLKDHWCQFDGSMVIFLWLSVILQMFEMLGFDIRLTPISILRAPRPLIMIRFLRVFLKFSMPKARINQIFKRSSQQIYNVTLFFLFFMSLYGLLGVQFFGELKNHCVLNTTDPKYITINSLAIPDTFCSTDPESGYQCPEGMTCMKLQLSKYIMGFNGFDEFATSIFTVYQTASQEGWVFIMYRAIDSLPAWRAVLYFSTMIFFLAWLVKNVFIAVITETFNEIRVQFQQMWGVRGHISNNTASQILTGDDNGWKLVTLDENKHGGLASPICHAILRSPQFRMVVMFVILANGIATATMSFKHDEKPRHMYYDNYYYAEIAFTVFLDLETLFKIWCLGFRSYYKHSIHKFELLLAIGTTLHIIPFFYLSGFTYFQVLRVVRLIKASPMLEDFVYKIFGPGKKLGSLIIFTMCLLVISSSISMQLFCFLDFTKFETFPEAFMSMFQILTQEAWVDVMDETMLRTHETMAPLAAMYFILYHLFVTLIVLSLFVAVILDNLELDEDIKKLKQLKFREQSAEIKETLPFRLRIFEKFPDSPQMTCLHKVPSDFNLPKVRESFMRQFVFEMETEENEGVKKINETFDSKMIYRKQRPVKILNNPPKVRNVVTNLKKAAVIYIINDSNNQRLLLGDSAMIPVPGKGLLKPQGTVSSAKQLRFDQKKSIRRSVRSGSIKLKQTYEHLMENGDIGGINRVSSSRSRPHDLDIKLLQAKRQQAEMRRNQREEDLRENHPFFDTPLFAVPRESKFRKICQSLVYARYDTNVKDPLTGKERKVQYKSLHNFLGLVTYLDWVMIFATTMSCISMMFETPRYRVMEVPALQIAEYGFVIFMSIELALKILADGLFFTPKAYIKDVASVLDIFIYVVSLVFLCWMPKSVPPNSGAQLLMILRCVRPLRIFTLVPHMRKVVYELCRGFKEILLVSTLLILLMFIFASYGVQLYGGRLARCNDPTILKREDCVGVFMRRVFVTKMKLNPSENESYPSILVPRVWANPRRFNFDNIGDALMALFEVLSFKGWLDVRDVLIQALGPVHAIYIHIYIFLGCMIGLTLFVGVVIANYSENKGTALLTVDQRRWCDLKKRLKIAQPLHLPPRPDGKKFRAFIYDITQNIYFKRFIAVMVLINSALLCVSWRIEEEHTEALATVSTILTLIFLVEVIMKNIAFTPRGYWQSRRNRYDLLVTVVGVIWIVIHCTMKNDLSYVIGFMVVILRFFTITGKHTTLKMLMLTVGVSVCKSFFIIFGMFLLVFFYALAGTIIFGTVKYGEGIGRRANFESPVTGVAMLFRIVTGEDWNKIMHDCMIQPPYCTPAANYWETDCGNFHASLIYFCTFYVIITYIVLNLLVAIIMENFSLFYSNEEDALLSYADIRNFQNTWNVVDNHQKGFIPVKRVKFILRLLKGRLETDPQKDRLLFKHMCYELEKLNNGEDVTFHDVINMLSYRSVDIRKALQLEELLAREEFEYIIEEEVAKQTIRNWLEGCLKKIRASGKQQNSLVAGLRANTEQVQQQEHVEEKGKEVAKEEETETKEIDAIRHCKAKKPVVLPRSDSIGSGSGRKYLIPTLSDPASIRSEKDKSAAPKKKNNRPPPAPKNNLPHLTESTEQSRQQREVVNAKATVPKPSSVMLEVREWWKEQLAYSSESSEDEV, from the exons ATGATGCTGGGGCGCAAGCAGAGCCTCAAAGGGGAACCCGTCTTGGCCGATTATGGCCCAGAGGAGTCCCTCAATGAGAGCGCTGATATAGAATGGGTGAATAAG CTATGGGTGAGAAGATTGATGAGGTCTTGTGCTCTAGTATCTTTAGCTTCTGTTTGCTTAAATACTCCTAAAACTTTTGAAAAAGTTCCACCTCTTCAATATGTTACCTTTATTTGCGATTTAGTTATTACGTTTTTATTTACTGCTGAAATGATTGCTAAGATGCACATAAGGGGCATACTGAAG TTACAGAGGGATAAATCTTATTTAAAAGATCATTGGTGCCAATTCGATGGAAGTATGGTCATCTTTCTCTGGTTATctgtaattttacaaatgtttgaGATGCTAGGTTTCGATATACGACTCACTCCCATTTCGATATTGCGGGCACCACGACCCTTGATTATGATACGCTTCTTACGAGTCTTCCTTAAGTTCTCCATGCCGAAAGCTAGAATTAATCAAATTTTTAA GCGTTCGAGTCAACAGATATATAATGTgactcttttcttccttttcttcatGTCTCTTTATGGTCTTTTAGGCGTTCAATTCTTTGGTGAATTGAAAAACCATTGCGTTCTTAATACTACAGATCCGAAGTATATAACTATAAATAGTTTAGCCATTCCTGATACTTTCTGTTCTACTGATCCCGAATCAGGATACCAATGTCCAGAAGGAATGACTTGTATGAAACTCCAATTGTCGAAGTACATCATGGGTTTCAATGGATTCGATGAATTTG CTACTAGTATTTTTACTGTCTATCAAACTGCATCGCAAGAGGGATGGGTTTTTATCATGTACCGTGCAATAGATAGTTTACCCGCTTGGCGTGCGGTTCTTTACTTTAGTACGATGATATTTTTCTTAGCATGGCTCGTGAAAAACGTATTCATAGCCGTCATTACGGAAACTTTTAATGAAATACGAGTACAATTTCAACAAATGTGGGGTGTTAGGGGGCACATCAGTAACAATACAGCGTCACAA ataCTAACTGGTGACGATAATGGTTGGAAATTGGTAACTCTAGATGAGAACAAACACGGAGGATTGGCTTCTCCCATATGTCATGCAATTCTTAGATCTCCTCAATTTCGTATGGTGGTAATGTTCGTGATTTTGGCAAATGGAATCGCCACTGCGACGATGAGCTTCAAGCATGATGAGAAACCAAGGCATATGTACTATGACAACTATTACTACGCTGAAATCGCGTTCACCGTATTCTTGGACCTCGAGACGTTATTCAAAATCTGGTGTCTCGGCTTTCGCAGTTATTACAAGCATTCGATTCACAAATTCGAGCTGCTGCTGGCAATTGGTACAACCCTACACATCATTCCGTTCTTCTATCTTTCTGGATTCACGTATTTTCAG GTTCTTAGAGTAGTCAGACTCATCAAGGCATCACCTATGCTCGAGgattttgtatataaaatatttggtcCGGGGAAGAAGCTGGGCAGCCTCATTATATTTACCATGTGCCTGCTAGTCATATCGTCCAGCATTTCTATGCAGCTTTTTTGTTTTCTTGATTTCACGAAATTTGAAACATTTCCAGAG GCATTTATGTCCATGTTCCAAATTCTGACACAAGAAGCTTGGGTAGACGTTATGGATGAAACAATGTTAAGGACACATGAAACAATGGCTCCTCTTGCTGCTATGTATTTCATTTTATACCATCTTTTCGTCACGCTg ATTGTGTTAAGTTTGTTCGTCGCTGTAATTTTGGATAATCTTGAACTGGACGAGGATATCAAGAAACTGAAGCAATTAAAATTCCGCGAACAAAGTGCAGAGATAAAGGAAACTCTACCATTTAGGTTGCGAATATTTGAGAAGTTTCCTGATAGTCCTCAAATGACATGTTTACACAAAGTGCCATCAGATTTCAATCTTCCAAAA gtTCGTGAAAGTTTTATGAGACAGTTCGTATTTGAAATGGAAACTGAAGAAAACGAAGGGGTcaagaaaataaatgaaacttTTGATTCAAAAATGATATATAGGAAACAACGTccagtaaaaattttaaataatccaCCGAAAGTGAGAAACGTTGTTACAAATCTTAAAAAAGCAGCTGTTATCTATATTATAAA TGATTCAAATAATCAAAGATTATTACTAGGTGATTCGGCTATGATACCAGTGCCAGGAAAAGGTCTTTTAAAGCCACAGGGTACTGTCAGTAGTGCCAAGCAACTTCGTTTTGACCAGAAAAA ATCAATTAGAAGAAGCGTCCGTAGTGGATCAATCAAGTTGAAACAGACGTACGAACATTTAATGGAAAACGGTGATATCGGAGGTATAAACAGAGTTAGCTCTTCTCGGAGTAGACCGCATGATTTGGACATTAAATTGTTGCAAGCTAAACGACAGCAGGCCGAGATGCGAAG AAATCAGCGTGAAGAAGATTTACGCGAAAATCACCCATTTTTTGACACACCATTGTTCGCAGTACCGCGTGAGAgtaaatttcgtaaaatttgCCAGTCGCTTGTTTACGCGAGATACGATACAAACGTAAAAGATCCATTAACtggaaaagagaggaaagttCAATATAAAAGCCTGCA CAATTTTCTTGGCTTGGTCACATACCTTGATTGGGTAATGATTTTTGCTACCACTATGTCTTGTATCTCTATGATGTTCGAAACACCACGATACCGCGTAATGGAAGTTCCGGCATTGCAAATTGCGGAGTACGGTTTCGTGATCTTTATGAGTATCGAGTTAGCTCTGAAAATTCTGGCAGACGGGCTATTTTTTACGCCGAAGGCCTATATCAAAGACGTCGCCTCCGTGttggatatttttatttatgtc GTCAGCCTCGTGTTTCTCTGTTGGATGCCGAAGAGCGTGCCTCCGAATTCCGGTGCGCAACTTCTTATGATCTTACGTTGCGTTAGACCACTAAGAATCTTCACTCTTGTACCGCACATGAGAAAAGTTGTTTATGAATTATGTAGAGGGTTCAAAGAGATCTTATTG GTCTCTACTCTATTGATTTTACTGATGTTTATATTCGCGAGTTATGGTGTACAGCTCTACGGGGGTAGATTAGCTCGTTGCAACGATCCCACTATTTTAAAACGAGAAGATTGCGTTGGAGTATTCATGAGGAGAGTTTTTGTgacgaaaatgaaattaaatcctAGCGAAAATGAGAGCTATCCATCGATACTAGTGCCACGCGTTTG GGCTAATCCTAGAAGATTTAATTTTGATAATATTGGTGACGCGCTGATGGCACTTTTTGAAGTACTCTCTTTTAAAGGATGGCTCGACGTTAGAGATGTTCTTATACAAGCTCTTGGTCCC GTCCAtgctatttatattcatatctATATTTTCCTGGGTTGTATGATTGGTTTAACGCTGTTCGTCGGTGTTGTTATCGCTAATTATTCTGAAAATAAAGGAACCGCATTACTCACGGTCGATCAAAGACGATG GTGTGATTTGAAAAAGCGACTGAAAATCGCACAACCGTTACATTTACCACCCAGACCAGATGGAAAAAAATTCAGGGCATTTATTTATGACATTACGCaaaatatctattttaaaagatttattgCGGTCATGGTGCTCATAAACAGTGCTCTTCTGTGTGTCTCT TGGAGAATCGAGGAAGAACACACGGAAGCACTCGCTACGGTTTCCACGATTCTGACACTCATCTTCCTCGTGGAAgtaattatgaaaaatattgcTTTTACACCACGTGGCTATTGGCAGTCCAGAAGAAACAGATATGATTTGCTCGTGACAGTCGTCGGTGTTATTTGGATCGTCATTCATTGTACAATGAAG AATGATTTGTCATATGTAATCGGCTTCATGGTCGTGATCCTTAGATTTTTCACAATCACTGGCAAACATACAACTCTCAAAATGCTGATGTTAACGGTCGGAGTATCCGTTTGCAAAAGTTTCTTCATTATATTTGGCATGTTTCTTCTTGTTTTCTTTTATGCGCTAGCTGGCACGATCATCTTTGGAACTGTAAAGTATGGTGAAGGTATAGGAAG GCGTGCCAATTTTGAGTCACCTGTAACAGGCGTCGCGATGCTCTTCCGTATTGTCACAGGGGAAGATTGGAATAAAATAATGCACGATTGCATGATACAACCACCATATTGCACTCCAGCTGCTAATTATTGGGAAACCGATTGCGGCAACTTTCATGCTTccttaatatatttttgtactttcTACGTCATTATCACTTACATTGTTTTAAATCTTCTGGTGG CTATTATTATGGAGaacttttctctattttactcCAATGAAGAAGACGCTTTGTTATCCTATGCTGATATTAGAAACTTCCAGAATACTTGGAACGTTGTTGATAATCATCAGAAAGGTTTTATACCTGTGAAACGG GTGAAGTTTATTTTAAGATTATTGAAAGGTAGATTGGAAACTGACCCACAGAAGGATCGACTTCTCTTCAAACATATGTGCTACGAATTAGAAAAGTTGAACAATGGTGAAGATGTTACCTTCCATGACGTTATCAA CATGTTATCCTATCGTTCGGTTGATATTCGAAAAGCCCTTCAGCTTGAAGAATTATTGGCAAGGGAGGAGTTTGAATACATTATTGAAGAAGAGGTTGCTAAGCAAACAATCAGAAATTGGCTAGAAGGTTGCCTGAAAAAAATACGTGCTAGTGGG AAGCAACAGAATAGTCTCGTAGCCGGTCTTCGTGCCAACACTGAACAAGTACAACAACAAGAGCATGTAGAAGAAAAAGGGAAGGAAGTAGCCAAAGAAGAAGAAACCGAAACAAag GAGATTGATGCAATCAGGCACTGCAAAGCAAAGAAACCAGTAGTGCTTCCAAGATCTGATAGTATAGGTAGTGGATCaggaagaaaatatttaattccaaCACTATCAGATCCTGCTTCGATTAGATCTGAAAAAGACAAGAGTGCGGCACCTAAGAAGAAGAATAATAGACCACCac CGGCGCCGAAAAATAATTTGCCACATCTCACAGAGAGCACCGAGCAAAGCCGACAGCAGCGGGAAGTTGTCAATGCAAAAGCAACTGTACCAAAACCTTCCAGTGTCATGCTAGAGGTTCGAGAATGGTGGAAGGAACAGTTGGCATACAGCAGTGAGTCCAGCGAAGACGAGGTTTAA